One window of Phycisphaeraceae bacterium genomic DNA carries:
- a CDS encoding ferric reductase-like transmembrane domain-containing protein: MSVGYRAVQWSAHKRVYDTIACGAAALYVLGFVAVGKFLWRSPHQVSDEILIMRALGSCAIVLFHVILCIGPLARLDPRFLPVLYNRRHLGVLTFLIALAHASIAVGYYHGFGVVNPALSLLTSSTRVSSIEAFPFEWLGLCALIIMFFMAATSHDFWLRNLSSRSWKRLHMLVYVAYALLVGHVALGALQTDRGMLAPALMACGAALVCGLHIAAAEKERRGDVGVQTSIESDETWVDAGPVTGIPANRARNVCTPGGERIAVFRHDGGISAVTNVCAHQGGPLSEGKVIDGCITCPWHGWQYKPGDGCSPPPFTEKIATYQVRVVRGRIEVNAMPLPPGTPIEPAPVASEDSLGAPEVVRA; encoded by the coding sequence ATGAGCGTCGGGTATCGCGCGGTTCAATGGAGTGCGCACAAGCGCGTGTACGACACGATCGCGTGCGGCGCTGCAGCGCTTTACGTGCTCGGTTTCGTCGCCGTGGGGAAGTTTCTTTGGAGATCGCCGCACCAGGTCTCGGACGAAATCCTCATCATGCGCGCGCTCGGTTCGTGCGCGATCGTCCTGTTTCATGTAATCCTGTGCATCGGCCCTCTTGCGAGACTCGATCCGCGTTTTCTCCCGGTTCTCTACAACCGGCGGCACCTTGGAGTTCTGACATTCCTGATCGCCCTCGCGCACGCGTCGATCGCCGTCGGTTATTACCACGGTTTCGGTGTTGTGAATCCGGCACTTTCACTCCTCACCAGCAGCACTCGCGTTTCATCGATCGAGGCGTTCCCTTTCGAGTGGCTCGGCCTCTGCGCCCTGATCATCATGTTCTTCATGGCAGCCACGAGTCATGACTTCTGGCTGCGCAATCTTTCGAGCCGAAGCTGGAAGCGGCTTCACATGCTGGTGTATGTCGCGTATGCGCTTCTCGTCGGGCATGTTGCGCTCGGCGCGTTGCAGACCGATCGCGGCATGCTCGCTCCCGCCCTGATGGCTTGCGGCGCGGCCCTGGTTTGCGGGCTGCATATCGCCGCGGCAGAGAAAGAACGGCGGGGCGATGTCGGCGTTCAAACAAGCATCGAATCAGACGAGACATGGGTTGATGCGGGTCCTGTCACGGGCATTCCCGCAAATCGCGCACGCAATGTGTGTACACCCGGAGGGGAGCGCATCGCGGTCTTTCGGCATGATGGCGGCATTTCCGCCGTGACCAACGTTTGCGCACACCAGGGTGGACCGCTCTCCGAAGGAAAAGTCATCGACGGCTGCATTACGTGTCCGTGGCACGGATGGCAGTACAAGCCCGGTGACGGATGCTCCCCCCCACCGTTTACGGAGAAGATCGCCACCTATCAGGTCCGCGTCGTTCGCGGTCGAATCGAAGTGAACGCCATGCCGCTTCCGCCGGGAACTCCCATCGAACCCGCCCCCGTTGCCTCGGAAGACTCACTCGGAGCGCCGGAGGTGGTCCGTGCCTGA
- a CDS encoding DinB family protein gives MTAIQSTQAQLRPLGMIGLTRDNRSSAASPASHFAGPLAGPVVELLRELAGVVAALTAEQYTRRADDAFFKGTIGGHVRHCLDHIRALVRGVSGDVVEYDRRLRGTEIETDPIAAREEIRGLRREIDDVASLSLDLPLTVRLLPTKDGAPVDLRSTLGRELAFVLSHTIHHNATIKGMAVDLGVSLPGSFGYAPATLAHQSASAKGNSACAH, from the coding sequence GTGACGGCAATCCAAAGCACCCAGGCACAGTTGCGTCCGCTCGGCATGATCGGCCTGACCCGTGACAACCGATCTTCCGCCGCTTCACCCGCTTCTCACTTCGCCGGCCCCCTCGCAGGTCCGGTCGTTGAGCTTCTGCGTGAGCTCGCCGGTGTAGTTGCCGCGCTGACCGCAGAGCAATACACGCGGCGCGCCGACGATGCTTTCTTCAAGGGCACGATCGGCGGGCACGTTCGCCATTGTCTTGATCACATTCGAGCCCTCGTCCGCGGCGTCTCGGGGGACGTCGTCGAATATGACAGGCGGCTGCGGGGAACCGAAATCGAAACCGACCCCATCGCCGCGCGAGAAGAGATCCGCGGACTTCGGCGCGAGATCGACGACGTCGCAAGCCTGTCTCTGGACTTGCCGCTCACGGTCCGATTGCTTCCGACCAAGGACGGTGCGCCGGTCGATCTGCGTTCGACACTCGGACGCGAACTCGCCTTTGTGCTCTCGCACACAATCCATCACAACGCCACGATCAAGGGAATGGCCGTTGATCTCGGGGTTTCGCTGCCGGGCTCTTTCGGTTACGCGCCCGCGACACTCGCCCATCAATCAGCCTCGGCGAAGGGAAACAGCGCGTGTGCACACTGA
- a CDS encoding NRDE family protein, protein MCTLTIVPGSGALPSTLFRVVVNRDEQRSRCEALPPVVRRFGAYDAILPIDPPSQGTWIGVNSAGVVLGLLNANPVERRPKPIGTRSRGDIIPKLLGAGDVRSAMSALLELDAREYPPFRLVAVEAGRIAVAAADGLQITVQSFRSLDQPFIATSSGLGDHLVEWPRRDLFLEIMTSGLSAFEAQDAFHRHSWPDCRHLSVEMSRPDARTVSRSVVEVGTDSVRLTYRSLSNQPAASSVVRARYTVAERSTTNADRGIFASSRTRTTA, encoded by the coding sequence GTGTGCACACTGACCATCGTGCCGGGATCGGGCGCCCTCCCCTCGACGCTGTTTCGAGTCGTGGTAAACCGCGATGAACAGCGAAGTCGCTGTGAAGCGCTGCCCCCCGTCGTCCGTCGATTCGGCGCATACGACGCGATTCTTCCGATCGATCCACCTTCGCAGGGCACCTGGATCGGCGTCAACAGCGCCGGTGTCGTGCTCGGGTTGCTCAACGCGAATCCCGTTGAGCGCCGACCCAAGCCGATCGGGACGCGAAGCCGGGGCGACATTATTCCGAAGTTGCTCGGAGCGGGCGATGTGCGGAGCGCGATGTCCGCGTTACTCGAACTCGATGCGCGAGAATATCCGCCGTTTCGACTGGTCGCCGTCGAAGCCGGGAGAATCGCCGTTGCCGCGGCGGACGGTTTGCAGATTACCGTCCAATCGTTCCGCTCGCTCGATCAGCCTTTCATCGCGACTTCTTCGGGCCTGGGCGATCACCTCGTCGAGTGGCCTCGCCGCGATCTTTTCCTTGAGATCATGACTTCGGGCCTGTCCGCGTTCGAAGCTCAGGATGCTTTTCACCGTCACTCGTGGCCCGACTGTCGCCATCTCAGCGTGGAAATGTCGCGACCCGACGCACGCACCGTCAGCCGATCGGTCGTGGAGGTGGGCACCGATTCCGTGCGTCTCACCTATCGCTCGCTCTCCAACCAACCTGCGGCCTCTTCTGTTGTGCGTGCGCGATACACGGTCGCCGAGCGTTCGACAACAAACGCTGATCGCGGCATCTTTGCTTCCTCTCGCACTCGGACGACTGCATGA
- a CDS encoding VCBS repeat-containing protein, translating to MNTRTYCGILAMCSGVAAAPAIGQTSIGGIAFVDRAARNEITLGTIRGSIGVIDFDRDGWYDLFIADNAGSPNRLFRNAADPSAPGGRRFVDVTVASGIGDADGTARGPGGVVVFDYNNDGWSDIYQIGPGAGLTGGLLYRNNGNGTFTNVSSPSGVRQTDTNPTSASAVDFDHDGFADLLVTNSGYGGKALLFLRNNGDGTFSKRNDLVPVTTFSGITYAQVWSDYDHDGWEDGLVLFNNTVPLTLKNSSAGAGKRRLNDQTVASGFRHVGPAPMGIAPGDFNGDGWIDFAITDAVVGTYYENRAGTLTEVTPFQTFFGWGTTFIDANNDGFLDNYQAGSFSSANVDFLFRNNGNGTWTNARAALNTTSLASQQCARIDFDNDGFEDIVTVNPGNFVSIYHNVSGALPGTGNWFNVLLRGGNGINGSALGAVVRLTAGGRTQVREIVAGSSYSATEDPRAHFGIGNANQIDSIEILWPRRGSIAQRTQHFEGPFASNSILTLVPNTLCLPDLSADRVVDDADFVLFASSYNYLLCDDPAQPADCPADFNADGVVDDQDFSIFAAAYNAFGCD from the coding sequence TTGAACACCAGAACGTACTGCGGCATTCTCGCCATGTGCTCCGGCGTTGCAGCGGCACCTGCCATAGGTCAAACCTCGATCGGAGGTATCGCGTTTGTCGATCGCGCCGCCCGCAACGAAATCACGCTCGGAACGATCCGAGGCTCGATCGGCGTCATCGACTTCGATCGCGACGGCTGGTACGACCTCTTCATCGCCGACAACGCCGGATCGCCGAACCGGCTCTTCCGAAATGCCGCCGATCCGTCCGCTCCCGGCGGGCGCCGCTTTGTCGACGTCACGGTCGCGAGCGGCATCGGCGATGCGGACGGGACCGCGCGCGGCCCGGGCGGCGTCGTTGTCTTCGATTACAACAACGACGGGTGGAGCGATATCTATCAGATCGGACCCGGCGCCGGCCTGACCGGCGGGCTGCTCTATCGAAACAACGGGAATGGAACCTTTACCAATGTCAGCAGCCCATCGGGCGTGCGCCAGACCGACACGAATCCGACCTCGGCCTCTGCCGTCGACTTTGATCATGACGGATTCGCCGATCTTCTGGTCACCAACAGCGGATACGGAGGAAAGGCACTGCTCTTTCTTCGCAACAACGGAGACGGAACTTTCTCGAAGAGGAATGACCTTGTCCCCGTGACCACGTTCAGCGGGATCACCTACGCCCAGGTCTGGTCCGACTACGACCACGATGGCTGGGAAGATGGCTTGGTTCTGTTCAACAACACCGTGCCGCTGACACTGAAGAATTCATCCGCCGGAGCGGGAAAGCGACGACTGAACGATCAGACCGTTGCATCGGGATTCCGCCATGTCGGACCAGCGCCGATGGGAATCGCACCCGGAGATTTCAACGGCGACGGGTGGATCGACTTTGCGATCACCGACGCCGTCGTCGGAACGTACTACGAAAACCGCGCCGGAACCCTGACCGAAGTCACTCCGTTCCAGACTTTCTTCGGATGGGGCACAACGTTCATCGACGCCAACAACGATGGCTTCCTCGACAACTATCAGGCAGGTTCGTTCAGCTCGGCGAACGTCGACTTTCTGTTCCGCAACAACGGTAACGGAACGTGGACAAATGCGCGGGCGGCTCTGAACACCACTTCGCTCGCCAGCCAGCAGTGCGCACGCATCGACTTCGATAACGACGGCTTTGAAGACATTGTCACCGTCAATCCGGGCAACTTCGTGAGCATCTATCACAATGTTTCCGGCGCTCTTCCCGGCACGGGCAACTGGTTCAACGTGCTCCTCCGTGGCGGCAATGGAATCAATGGCAGCGCTCTGGGTGCCGTCGTCCGATTGACCGCGGGCGGACGCACGCAGGTGCGCGAGATCGTCGCGGGCTCCAGCTACAGCGCGACCGAGGATCCGCGTGCGCACTTCGGGATCGGGAATGCGAACCAAATCGACTCCATTGAAATCCTTTGGCCGCGGCGCGGCTCGATCGCGCAGCGCACGCAGCATTTCGAAGGGCCGTTCGCGTCCAACTCGATTCTGACTCTCGTGCCGAATACTTTGTGCCTGCCGGACCTGAGCGCAGACCGAGTCGTCGATGACGCCGATTTCGTGTTGTTCGCCTCGTCGTACAACTATCTGTTGTGCGATGATCCGGCCCAGCCGGCAGATTGCCCGGCGGATTTCAACGCCGATGGAGTCGTGGACGATCAGGATTTTTCAATCTTTGCCGCGGCGTACAACGCCTTTGGTTGCGACTGA
- a CDS encoding TolC family protein, which translates to MNKRARARGASSYPGSYFVLGFRIAALAGAGAVLCACEGNPFASEPADFGREVALDRLRRIDTANLDRYAKPNPKIPTDAAGMVDKEAIERARKRFEGLKTYDLTIEEARASTLANNLDLQIALMDPAIARETVSQEDARFESAFTLRTLWSEQNQPTGLDLPFIDQTYTGTRFIEPGVTIPTRTGETINVSFLPQRFDSNPSTGVFNPQYTNDLAFSVSQPLLRNAGRRANTAALRVANYNRQASEASTKLEAIRQLAAIDRSYWRLYQAKKNLEVAQQQYELASAQLDTAQNKVRAGSVAEIEAIRSQAGVSDRLDTIIRAQNDVLTQQRELKRVMNMPGLDVGSPTMVVPSTPPDLVLYEFNRDDLTKFAVATRMEMLELELRLAADAANIDFQQNQALPLLSLDYTYNVNGLGGVRGTAFQNTMSFEHADWSVGLSAQIPLGNEAARSAVRRAILTRLQRLSTREARELAIRQEVLNSIDSIEAAWQRVIASRQSVILNTRALQAEQRQFAVGSSTSVFVLDATTRLAEAQFSEISAITDYEIAQVDLAFSTGTLLGQSRVDLTIPGRPDPDQPAPREEVGREGPAPYLPGPGILEIFRKGRAPSEETPPVLPAPTEQPAPVPSGTPVDPGRAVPDPVQPVADGYDKAKAPAGP; encoded by the coding sequence ATGAATAAGCGGGCTCGCGCACGAGGCGCGTCTTCCTATCCCGGGTCTTACTTCGTTCTTGGGTTCAGAATCGCGGCGCTCGCGGGTGCAGGGGCTGTGCTCTGTGCGTGCGAAGGAAATCCGTTCGCGAGCGAACCGGCCGATTTTGGGCGCGAGGTTGCGCTCGACCGGTTACGCCGGATCGATACAGCGAACCTCGACCGGTACGCCAAGCCGAACCCGAAGATTCCGACCGATGCGGCGGGCATGGTTGACAAGGAAGCCATCGAGCGCGCCCGCAAGCGATTCGAAGGGTTGAAGACGTATGACCTGACGATCGAAGAAGCGCGCGCCAGCACGCTCGCCAACAACTTGGACCTGCAGATCGCGCTGATGGACCCGGCGATCGCGCGCGAGACCGTGAGCCAGGAAGACGCGCGGTTCGAGAGCGCTTTTACGCTTCGGACGTTGTGGAGCGAACAGAATCAGCCGACCGGGCTCGATCTGCCGTTTATCGATCAGACCTACACGGGCACTCGCTTCATCGAGCCCGGCGTGACGATTCCCACGCGCACGGGTGAAACCATCAACGTGTCGTTTCTGCCGCAGCGGTTTGATTCGAACCCCAGCACCGGCGTCTTCAATCCGCAGTACACCAATGATCTCGCCTTTTCCGTCAGCCAGCCGCTGCTCCGGAATGCGGGCCGGCGTGCGAACACAGCCGCGCTCCGCGTCGCAAACTACAACCGTCAGGCGTCGGAAGCCTCGACCAAGCTGGAAGCGATCCGTCAGCTCGCGGCGATCGATCGTTCGTACTGGCGGCTTTACCAGGCGAAGAAGAATCTCGAAGTCGCGCAGCAGCAGTACGAGTTAGCGTCGGCGCAGCTCGACACCGCCCAGAACAAGGTCCGCGCCGGGTCGGTCGCGGAGATCGAGGCGATCCGTTCGCAAGCGGGAGTTTCTGATCGGCTCGACACGATCATCCGCGCGCAGAACGATGTGCTCACACAGCAGCGGGAACTCAAGCGGGTCATGAACATGCCGGGGCTTGATGTCGGTTCGCCGACGATGGTTGTGCCTTCGACGCCGCCGGATCTCGTGCTCTATGAGTTCAACCGCGATGATCTGACGAAGTTTGCCGTCGCGACGCGAATGGAAATGTTGGAACTGGAATTACGCCTTGCCGCGGACGCAGCCAACATTGATTTCCAGCAGAACCAGGCGCTGCCGCTGCTCTCGCTCGACTACACGTACAACGTGAATGGGCTCGGGGGCGTGCGCGGCACCGCGTTCCAGAACACGATGTCGTTCGAGCACGCGGACTGGTCGGTGGGTTTGTCGGCACAGATTCCTCTGGGCAATGAGGCGGCGCGTTCGGCGGTGCGCCGTGCGATTCTGACGCGCCTTCAGCGCTTGAGCACGCGCGAGGCACGCGAGTTGGCGATTCGCCAGGAAGTGTTGAATTCGATCGATTCGATCGAGGCGGCGTGGCAGCGGGTCATCGCTTCGCGACAGTCGGTCATTCTGAATACCCGCGCGCTGCAGGCCGAGCAGCGCCAGTTTGCGGTCGGTAGCAGCACGAGCGTGTTCGTGCTCGACGCAACAACGCGGCTGGCCGAAGCGCAGTTCAGTGAGATTTCCGCCATCACCGACTACGAGATCGCGCAGGTTGATCTGGCGTTCTCCACCGGGACGCTGCTCGGGCAGTCGCGGGTAGACCTGACCATTCCCGGCCGCCCCGATCCCGATCAGCCCGCGCCGCGCGAAGAAGTCGGGCGCGAAGGGCCCGCGCCGTATCTGCCGGGTCCGGGCATTCTCGAAATCTTCCGCAAGGGACGCGCGCCATCCGAGGAAACTCCGCCCGTACTTCCCGCGCCGACCGAACAGCCCGCGCCCGTTCCGTCCGGAACTCCGGTCGATCCGGGCAGGGCCGTGCCCGACCCTGTGCAACCGGTCGCGGACGGGTACGACAAGGCGAAGGCGCCCGCAGGGCCGTAA
- a CDS encoding ABC transporter permease — MFIFRLLFQTVLIALAQIWANKVRALLTTLGIVIGVAAVVSIIAATKGMEKFVLDQFATIGANKVWIFPRMPDGRRDRYSWRQLRISTRQVDGMLAAAPSLARLTPIMNFTGTVQYGDRVRDLVTVTGIRPDWHKIEDRSVTVGRPFTQTDEDGKLQVCLINDKGVAELNLNSDPTSTVILVAGRRFKIVGVVETKAVSPMFGGNESQTEIYIPFATGEMMRPEPRMYVVAQSRGPELTEDVKAEVTTYMRRVRQIQPGDPNTFGVEAIDSAIEQFKKVATFLQVFAAGIVAISLVVGGIGIMNIMLVSVSERTREIGLRKAVGAKPSVILTQFLVEAITLCLMGGAIGLAIGQGLVFLLRSLPGLSLGGAIIPGWAITLSVGFCAATGLVFGMFPAIKAARLDPIEALRHE, encoded by the coding sequence ATGTTCATCTTCCGACTCCTTTTTCAGACGGTTCTCATCGCCCTTGCTCAGATTTGGGCGAACAAGGTTCGCGCGCTTTTGACGACACTGGGCATCGTGATCGGCGTTGCCGCGGTGGTTTCGATCATTGCCGCGACCAAGGGCATGGAGAAGTTCGTTCTCGATCAATTCGCCACGATCGGCGCGAACAAAGTCTGGATTTTTCCGCGCATGCCCGACGGCCGGCGCGACCGCTACAGCTGGCGTCAGCTGCGAATCTCGACAAGGCAGGTTGACGGCATGCTCGCGGCCGCGCCGTCGCTGGCCCGGCTCACGCCCATCATGAATTTCACCGGCACGGTCCAATACGGCGACCGAGTGCGTGATCTTGTCACGGTCACCGGGATTCGTCCCGACTGGCACAAGATCGAGGATCGCTCGGTGACTGTCGGCCGCCCGTTCACGCAGACCGACGAGGACGGCAAGCTCCAGGTCTGCCTGATCAACGACAAGGGTGTCGCGGAACTCAATCTGAATTCGGATCCGACGAGCACGGTCATTCTGGTCGCCGGTCGGCGCTTCAAGATCGTCGGCGTCGTCGAGACCAAGGCCGTCTCTCCGATGTTCGGTGGCAATGAATCGCAGACAGAGATTTACATCCCGTTTGCGACCGGCGAGATGATGCGCCCCGAGCCGCGGATGTACGTCGTTGCGCAGAGCCGCGGCCCGGAGTTGACCGAAGACGTCAAGGCCGAAGTCACGACGTATATGCGCCGAGTCCGACAGATCCAGCCGGGTGATCCCAATACGTTCGGTGTGGAGGCGATCGATTCCGCGATCGAGCAGTTCAAGAAGGTCGCGACATTTCTTCAGGTGTTCGCCGCGGGGATCGTCGCGATCTCGCTCGTCGTCGGCGGCATCGGCATCATGAACATCATGCTCGTTTCGGTCAGCGAGCGGACCCGGGAGATCGGGCTGCGCAAGGCGGTGGGCGCGAAGCCGAGCGTGATCCTGACTCAGTTCCTGGTTGAGGCGATCACGCTTTGCCTGATGGGAGGAGCGATCGGGCTTGCGATCGGTCAGGGGTTGGTGTTCCTGTTGCGTTCGTTGCCCGGGCTGTCGTTGGGTGGCGCCATCATTCCCGGCTGGGCGATCACGCTCTCGGTCGGGTTCTGCGCCGCGACCGGGCTTGTCTTCGGCATGTTCCCCGCGATCAAGGCGGCTCGTCTGGACCCAATCGAGGCATTGCGGCATGAATAA
- a CDS encoding ABC transporter ATP-binding protein — protein sequence MLAIKIRQLEKTYRIGTEKVHALRGVDLDIQRNEFVAIMGASGSGKSTLMNILGCLDRPTRGQYELAGKPTHKMNAAQLAKVRNEEIGFVFQSFELLSRANAVANVMLPLLYSTRHWWGARSMAKRTLERVGLGNRMGHKPNQMSGGQRQRVAVARALVTNPSILLADEPTGNLDSKTSEEIIALFKQLHDEGQTIVIVTHEEDIAGHAKRIIRLRDGKIVSDHPTDEDPIHQDYLQSAADFAVRAAAAVPSAQGNRSSSIGAGA from the coding sequence ATGCTCGCGATCAAGATCCGCCAACTCGAAAAGACCTACCGCATCGGTACAGAGAAAGTCCACGCTTTGCGCGGCGTCGACCTCGACATCCAGCGCAACGAATTCGTTGCCATCATGGGTGCTTCGGGTTCGGGCAAGTCGACGCTGATGAACATCCTGGGTTGCCTGGATCGTCCGACCCGCGGGCAGTATGAACTGGCGGGAAAGCCGACCCACAAAATGAATGCGGCGCAGCTCGCCAAGGTGCGCAACGAAGAAATCGGCTTTGTCTTTCAGAGTTTCGAGCTGCTCAGCCGCGCCAACGCGGTCGCAAACGTCATGCTCCCGCTTCTTTATTCGACGCGGCATTGGTGGGGGGCGCGTTCGATGGCCAAGCGCACGCTCGAGCGCGTGGGCCTGGGCAACCGAATGGGGCACAAGCCCAACCAGATGTCGGGCGGGCAGCGCCAGCGCGTCGCGGTCGCCCGCGCGCTCGTCACAAACCCGAGCATCCTTCTCGCCGACGAACCGACGGGCAACCTCGACAGCAAGACGAGCGAAGAAATCATCGCGCTGTTCAAGCAACTCCACGACGAGGGACAGACGATCGTGATCGTGACGCACGAAGAAGATATCGCCGGACACGCCAAACGCATCATCCGGTTGCGGGACGGAAAGATCGTGTCCGATCATCCGACCGACGAGGATCCCATCCACCAGGATTACCTTCAGTCCGCGGCGGATTTCGCTGTGCGTGCCGCGGCCGCGGTGCCATCTGCGCAGGGCAATCGGTCGAGCTCGATCGGAGCGGGAGCCTGA
- a CDS encoding efflux RND transporter periplasmic adaptor subunit yields MWKWILGTLLVIAVGIGGAGVWLVKSGQLEKIRQNFDPSLKATFVKLEVVKRGDLVRVVSAPGVIEPRQKVDISAQVSARIIAMPYREGKRVKQGEVIVRLDADDLRASLESAKASLLSEEARLAGADASMQNMTQELGRKRELWASKDISKAELDSAEAEYTRAQSLYNQVVHSIAIAKANIEKAQKNLSYTVITAPFDGVVTSAQAEVGELVVVGTLNNAGSVIMQVADLNTMIVKAKVDETNIAPVRIGQRAKVYINAFPNRTFGGVVETIQPLRVVDRDGTAFFQTEIKLEVPEDVSIYSGMTANVDIEVETFTDVIKVPSQAVVERLVEELPKEAMRDPSLVDRNKKWTRVVYEYKEGKSVAQPVLVGPSDLTDTVILKGLDDGNKVVTGPFKVLISLKSDQNLTDKEDRPAGAPQAGDVRTTSTTPSKTEEKPAKPEKEKPKEASKDEKPAETAGKGGASSGAQATAPAGSR; encoded by the coding sequence GTGTGGAAATGGATTCTTGGGACCTTGCTCGTCATCGCCGTCGGAATTGGCGGCGCCGGCGTTTGGCTGGTCAAATCCGGTCAACTCGAAAAGATCCGCCAGAACTTCGATCCGTCGCTCAAGGCAACCTTTGTGAAGCTCGAAGTCGTCAAGCGGGGCGATCTCGTGCGCGTGGTCAGCGCGCCGGGTGTGATCGAGCCGCGCCAGAAAGTCGATATCTCCGCGCAGGTTTCGGCGCGCATCATCGCGATGCCTTATCGCGAGGGCAAGCGCGTGAAGCAAGGCGAAGTGATCGTTCGTCTCGACGCGGACGATCTGAGAGCCTCGCTCGAATCGGCGAAGGCGTCGCTCCTGAGCGAGGAAGCGCGGCTCGCGGGCGCCGATGCGTCGATGCAGAACATGACACAGGAACTCGGGCGCAAGCGCGAGCTCTGGGCGAGCAAAGACATCTCGAAGGCCGAACTGGATTCCGCCGAGGCGGAGTACACGCGGGCCCAGAGTCTGTACAACCAGGTTGTCCACTCGATCGCGATCGCGAAAGCGAACATCGAAAAGGCCCAGAAAAACCTGAGCTACACGGTCATCACCGCTCCGTTCGACGGCGTGGTGACCAGCGCACAGGCCGAAGTTGGGGAGCTCGTCGTCGTCGGCACGCTGAACAATGCGGGATCTGTGATCATGCAGGTCGCCGACCTCAACACGATGATCGTGAAAGCAAAGGTGGACGAGACCAACATCGCGCCGGTGCGGATCGGGCAGCGCGCCAAAGTGTACATCAACGCCTTCCCGAATCGGACTTTCGGCGGCGTGGTCGAAACGATCCAGCCCCTGCGCGTGGTGGACAGAGACGGAACCGCGTTTTTTCAGACCGAAATCAAACTGGAAGTGCCGGAGGATGTGTCGATTTACTCGGGCATGACGGCGAACGTCGATATCGAGGTCGAGACCTTTACCGACGTGATCAAGGTTCCGAGCCAGGCTGTCGTCGAGCGTCTCGTTGAAGAACTGCCGAAAGAGGCGATGCGCGACCCGTCGCTTGTTGACCGAAACAAGAAGTGGACGCGGGTCGTGTACGAATACAAAGAGGGCAAGTCGGTTGCGCAGCCCGTTCTCGTCGGGCCGAGCGACCTGACCGATACCGTGATTCTCAAGGGGCTCGATGACGGAAACAAGGTCGTCACCGGCCCGTTCAAGGTGCTGATCAGTCTGAAGTCGGATCAGAATCTGACGGACAAGGAGGATCGCCCGGCGGGAGCGCCTCAGGCCGGCGACGTGCGGACGACCAGCACGACTCCCTCAAAGACGGAAGAAAAGCCGGCGAAACCCGAGAAGGAAAAGCCAAAGGAAGCGTCGAAGGACGAGAAGCCCGCGGAGACCGCGGGCAAGGGCGGCGCGTCATCCGGCGCGCAGGCAACCGCGCCGGCGGGTAGTCGGTAG